A part of Daphnia pulex isolate KAP4 chromosome 6, ASM2113471v1 genomic DNA contains:
- the LOC124196336 gene encoding A-kinase anchor protein 1, mitochondrial-like isoform X1, giving the protein MDWSLKLKCCAFAIASVTLGLSAVYVQQRATSSRKRRKSIYISSIAMAAAAEIDCPNNSVSQLVSTMEQLKVAQQPAESPQLGNEEAEIPDRDSANHSPSDFLSGNLHSDSHSEVDSSTREFEKEEIFKCDLIAPFQSSNDSGKGGSDCANTNGDHHASNRFDVITPPLSPHHPTAALVPLPERLFVYEFEIPQALVGLLIGKYGAFVNQIKDKTGASLLIKDRDRRCKLCAVEGTKTEIDTALELIRGKFPIKRYPHITMAQINVAPETTAIQPVLPDSIQLLLPPEVSCDVMISAVVSPNHIFLQQITHPTYPSLARLDICMAQCYNEFVTPGLPLPIRPSMVCAAPSMDGWYRAKVVAVYPTASLASADENAEKREVTGEVNSTENTVAAADPELELRIPETDEDYEVDICFVDYGGYSRVPASCLRQIRADFMSLPFQAIECLLANVAPASEEEGWTTEAYDELESLTRDRMLQGQAMAYSLEGLPLVYLYQMESTEEALINRQLVNRGVAQWVEPQLVSN; this is encoded by the exons ATGGACTGGAGCTTGAAGCTCAAGTGTTGCGCTTTTGCGATCGCATCAGTGACACTTGGTCTCAGTGCAGTGTACGTCCAACAACGTGCAACTTCCAgtcgaaaaagaaggaaaagtatCTACATTAGTTCTATCGCAATGGCAGCCGCAGCAGAAATCGACTGTCCGAACAACTCTGTCTCTCAGCTTGTTTCTACTATGGAACAACTTAAAGTGGCTCAGCAGCCCGCGGAATCGCCGCAACTTGGCAACGAGGAGGCCGAAATCCCTGACCGTGATTCAGCCAACCATAGTCCGTCTGATTTTTTGTCCGGAAACTTGCATTCAGATTCTCACAGCGAGGTAGATTCATCTACTAGGGAGTTtgaaaaggaggaaatatttaaatgcgATTTAATTGCTCCATTTCAGAGCTCAAACGACAGTGGCAAAGGGGGTTCGGATTGTGCCAATACCAATGGTGACCACCACGCGTCGAATCGTTTCGACGTGATTACGCCACCGTTGTCGCCTCACCATCCGACCGCCGCACTAGTGCCCTTGCCAGAACGACTTTTCGTCTATGAATTTGAAATACCACAGGCCCTTGTAGGCTTACTTATCGGCAAGTATGGAGCTTTTGTAAATCAGATCAAGGACAAGACGGGTGCCAGTCTGCTCATCAAAGATCGTGATCGGCGCTGCAAACTTTGCGCTGTTGAAG GTACGAAAACTGAAATTGATACCGCCCTTGAGTTGATTCGCGGTAAATTCCCTATCAAACGCTATCCCCACATAACTATGGCTCAGATAAATGTTGCTCCAGAAACAACAGCCATCCAACCTGTTTTGCCCGATTCCATCCAG TTGCTCCTTCCTCCCGAAGTGAGTTGCGACGTTATGATCAGTGCTGTTGTGTCGCCAAACCACATTTTCCTTCAACAAATAACTCATCCCACTTACCCATCACTTGCTCGACTCGATATTTGCATGGCACAATGCTACAACGAATTCGTAACACCGGGTCTTCCCCTACCCATTCGGCCTAGTATGGTCTGCGCAGCCCCTTCAATGGATGGCTGGTACAGAGCCAAAGTTGTTGCCGTGTACCCAACAGCGTCTCTGGCGAGTGCAGATGAAAATGCTGAAAAGCGGGAAGTAACAGGAGAGGTCAATTCCACTGAAAATACAGTAGCTGCGGCTGATCCAGAATTGGAGCTGAGGATCCCTGAGACCGATGAAGATTACGAAGtagatatttgttttgttgattacGGTGGATACAGCAGAGTGCCGGCCTCGTGCCTACGTCAAATTCGTGCCGATTTCATGTCGCTACCCTTCCAAGCCATCGAATGTCTGTTGGCCAACGTCGCTCCTGCATCAG AAGAAGAGGGCTGGACGACCGAAGCTTACGACGAGTTGGAGAGTCTGACGAGAGACAGGATGCTCCAGGGCCAGGCAATGGCTTACAGTCTAGAAGGATTGCCGCTCGTCTATCTGTATCAAATGGAATCGACGGAGGAAGCGCTCATCAACAGGCAGCTGGTCAACCGAGGAGTGGCTCAGTGGGTCGAACCTCAACTGGTCTCCAATTAG
- the LOC124196343 gene encoding zinc finger SWIM domain-containing protein 7-like isoform X2, whose translation MAKEFDENRWFNLTLRGLLNEIEKCCTSKKEEDLLASIHTLFPIHSITALDLIDHRSVSLLTSPSGRKIYSCLGSLGTPYLICYTGFTCTCPSFRHNFNIENLWCKHLLALQLSLAMGVVQVKEVSEEIMMTMLNELVMCHE comes from the exons atggcaaaagaatTCGATGAGAATCGTTGGTTTAATCTGACTCTTCGAGGACTCTTgaacgaaattgaaaaatgctgCACAAGTAAAAAGGAAG AAGATTTACTTGCGAGTATCCACACATTGTTTCCCATTCACTCTATCACAGCCCTAGATCTCATCGACCATCGGAGTGTATCTCTATTGACAAGTCCTTCGG GTAGAAAAATTTACTCTTGTCTAGGAAGTTTGGGGACGCCCTACCTCATTTGCTACACTGGATTTACTTGCACTTGCCCATCGTTCCGGCACAACTTTAACATCGAAAATCTCTGGTGTAAACATCTACTGGCGCTTCAACTAAGCCTCGCAATGGGCGTTGTTCAAGTGAAGGAAGTCTCAGAGGAAATAATGATGACTATGTTGAATGAACTAGTCATGTGTcatgaatga
- the LOC124196336 gene encoding A-kinase anchor protein 1, mitochondrial-like isoform X2, whose protein sequence is MDWSLKLKCCAFAIASVTLGLSAVYVQQRATSSRKRRKSIYISSIAMAAAAEIDCPNNSVSQLVSTMEQLKVAQQPAESPQLGNEEAEIPDRDSANHSPSDFLSGNLHSDSHSESSNDSGKGGSDCANTNGDHHASNRFDVITPPLSPHHPTAALVPLPERLFVYEFEIPQALVGLLIGKYGAFVNQIKDKTGASLLIKDRDRRCKLCAVEGTKTEIDTALELIRGKFPIKRYPHITMAQINVAPETTAIQPVLPDSIQLLLPPEVSCDVMISAVVSPNHIFLQQITHPTYPSLARLDICMAQCYNEFVTPGLPLPIRPSMVCAAPSMDGWYRAKVVAVYPTASLASADENAEKREVTGEVNSTENTVAAADPELELRIPETDEDYEVDICFVDYGGYSRVPASCLRQIRADFMSLPFQAIECLLANVAPASEEEGWTTEAYDELESLTRDRMLQGQAMAYSLEGLPLVYLYQMESTEEALINRQLVNRGVAQWVEPQLVSN, encoded by the exons ATGGACTGGAGCTTGAAGCTCAAGTGTTGCGCTTTTGCGATCGCATCAGTGACACTTGGTCTCAGTGCAGTGTACGTCCAACAACGTGCAACTTCCAgtcgaaaaagaaggaaaagtatCTACATTAGTTCTATCGCAATGGCAGCCGCAGCAGAAATCGACTGTCCGAACAACTCTGTCTCTCAGCTTGTTTCTACTATGGAACAACTTAAAGTGGCTCAGCAGCCCGCGGAATCGCCGCAACTTGGCAACGAGGAGGCCGAAATCCCTGACCGTGATTCAGCCAACCATAGTCCGTCTGATTTTTTGTCCGGAAACTTGCATTCAGATTCTCACAGCGAG AGCTCAAACGACAGTGGCAAAGGGGGTTCGGATTGTGCCAATACCAATGGTGACCACCACGCGTCGAATCGTTTCGACGTGATTACGCCACCGTTGTCGCCTCACCATCCGACCGCCGCACTAGTGCCCTTGCCAGAACGACTTTTCGTCTATGAATTTGAAATACCACAGGCCCTTGTAGGCTTACTTATCGGCAAGTATGGAGCTTTTGTAAATCAGATCAAGGACAAGACGGGTGCCAGTCTGCTCATCAAAGATCGTGATCGGCGCTGCAAACTTTGCGCTGTTGAAG GTACGAAAACTGAAATTGATACCGCCCTTGAGTTGATTCGCGGTAAATTCCCTATCAAACGCTATCCCCACATAACTATGGCTCAGATAAATGTTGCTCCAGAAACAACAGCCATCCAACCTGTTTTGCCCGATTCCATCCAG TTGCTCCTTCCTCCCGAAGTGAGTTGCGACGTTATGATCAGTGCTGTTGTGTCGCCAAACCACATTTTCCTTCAACAAATAACTCATCCCACTTACCCATCACTTGCTCGACTCGATATTTGCATGGCACAATGCTACAACGAATTCGTAACACCGGGTCTTCCCCTACCCATTCGGCCTAGTATGGTCTGCGCAGCCCCTTCAATGGATGGCTGGTACAGAGCCAAAGTTGTTGCCGTGTACCCAACAGCGTCTCTGGCGAGTGCAGATGAAAATGCTGAAAAGCGGGAAGTAACAGGAGAGGTCAATTCCACTGAAAATACAGTAGCTGCGGCTGATCCAGAATTGGAGCTGAGGATCCCTGAGACCGATGAAGATTACGAAGtagatatttgttttgttgattacGGTGGATACAGCAGAGTGCCGGCCTCGTGCCTACGTCAAATTCGTGCCGATTTCATGTCGCTACCCTTCCAAGCCATCGAATGTCTGTTGGCCAACGTCGCTCCTGCATCAG AAGAAGAGGGCTGGACGACCGAAGCTTACGACGAGTTGGAGAGTCTGACGAGAGACAGGATGCTCCAGGGCCAGGCAATGGCTTACAGTCTAGAAGGATTGCCGCTCGTCTATCTGTATCAAATGGAATCGACGGAGGAAGCGCTCATCAACAGGCAGCTGGTCAACCGAGGAGTGGCTCAGTGGGTCGAACCTCAACTGGTCTCCAATTAG
- the LOC124196343 gene encoding zinc finger SWIM domain-containing protein 7-like isoform X1 translates to MAKEFDENRWFNLTLRGLLNEIEKCCTSKKEVTEDLLASIHTLFPIHSITALDLIDHRSVSLLTSPSGRKIYSCLGSLGTPYLICYTGFTCTCPSFRHNFNIENLWCKHLLALQLSLAMGVVQVKEVSEEIMMTMLNELVMCHE, encoded by the exons atggcaaaagaatTCGATGAGAATCGTTGGTTTAATCTGACTCTTCGAGGACTCTTgaacgaaattgaaaaatgctgCACAAGTAAAAAGGAAG TCACAGAAGATTTACTTGCGAGTATCCACACATTGTTTCCCATTCACTCTATCACAGCCCTAGATCTCATCGACCATCGGAGTGTATCTCTATTGACAAGTCCTTCGG GTAGAAAAATTTACTCTTGTCTAGGAAGTTTGGGGACGCCCTACCTCATTTGCTACACTGGATTTACTTGCACTTGCCCATCGTTCCGGCACAACTTTAACATCGAAAATCTCTGGTGTAAACATCTACTGGCGCTTCAACTAAGCCTCGCAATGGGCGTTGTTCAAGTGAAGGAAGTCTCAGAGGAAATAATGATGACTATGTTGAATGAACTAGTCATGTGTcatgaatga